Proteins encoded in a region of the Chelonoidis abingdonii isolate Lonesome George chromosome 2, CheloAbing_2.0, whole genome shotgun sequence genome:
- the ZHX2 gene encoding zinc fingers and homeoboxes protein 2: MASKRKSTTPCMLRSPELMEQAVPEDGEVLKERDAGTPQQDSKGGWAADTENSVKECEVMDGKVSVENQSKKPQGGYECKYCPYSTQNLNEFTEHVDTQHPNVILNPLYVCAECNFTTKKYDSLSDHNTKYHLGENNFKLKLIKRNNQTVLEQSIETTNNVVTVTNSGLENAEYDEALHAEINVSKTPVMKQGRPKVETKKGPKKTEEGGMENHVDGTLPHVITETTESIACINGADFLHDVLAHVMPSVQLPPNINLVPKVPVPLNSTKYNCALDTNATMINSFNKFPYPTQAELSWLTAASKHPEEQIRIWFATQRLKHGISWSPEEVEEARKKMFNGTIQSVPQTITVLPAHLTAAKMPQPIIQTAVPCQILGQTGLVLTQVSNGSTVSCSPITLAVAANHGQKRTIQTLSGAPEVKRPHIVHVPEVSPKLNAAPLTPTNDRKKTKEQIAELKSSFIMSQFPDDAEVYRLIEVTGLSRSEIKKWFSDHRYRSQRGIVHITSESIAKDQLAIAAARHGRTYHTYTDFTPQRFKEKTQEQLRILEESFLRSSFPTQGELDRLRVETKLSRREVDSWFSERRKLRDSMEQAVLDSMGSNKKNKDQGLHNGTISQTELLNSSQLPSSLSESESSTAFNKKNQEQIHLLKSTFARTQWPSPQEYDQLAAQTGLIRTEIVRWFKENRSSLRTGTLKWIDRYQQQYVAEGHNEQKQTKGLKQNESPKNSNQVSQQHYQEHKKLNEENVGKLVMRSTEDYEPPKDSLLGNQTEDRLECNSQDGHGSEENEDAGDVNWVEVTVGDDDAVSDCTDSWSQTAPEGQAELGDFDSESVSGENSHI, encoded by the coding sequence ATGGCTAGCAAAAGAAAGTCAACAACTCCATGTATGCTGCGATCACCTGAATTAATGGAGCAGGCTGTTCCTGAGGATggagaagtcttaaaagaaagagaTGCTGGCACTCCCCAGCAGGATTCTAAAGGTGGCTGGGCTGCTGATACAGAAAACTCTGTAAAAGAATGTGAAGTGATGGATGGAAAAGTCTCAGTTGAGAATCAATCCAAGAAACCCCAAGGTGGTTATGAATGTAAATACTGTCCTTATTCAACACAAAACCTAAATGAATTTACGGAGCATGTTGACACACAGCATCCAAATGTAATCCTCAACCCTCTCTACGTGTGTGCTGAATGTAACTTTACAACCAAAAAATATGATTCCTTATCTGATCACAACACAAAATATCACCTGGGAGAGaataattttaaactgaaattaatcAAACGCAATAATCAGACTGTGTTAGAGCAATCCATTGAGACAACCAATAATGTTGTCACTGTCACAAACAGTGGATTAGAAAATGCAGAGTATGATGAAGCCCTTCATGCTGAGATCAATGTAAGTAAAACCCCAGTTATGAAACAGGGAAGGCCTAAAGTCGAGACCAAGAAGGGTCCCAAAAAGACAGAAGAGGGAGGTATGGAAAACCATGTTGATGGGACCCTCCCCCATGTCATTACAGAAACCACTGAATCTATTGCTTGTATCAACGGAGCTGACTTTCTTCATGATGTATTGGCTCATGTTATGCCCTCTGTACAGCTGCCACCAAATATCAACCTTGTCCCCAAGGTCCCGGTCCCTCTGAACAGTACCAAATACAACTGTGCACTGGACACTAATGCAACCATGATCAACTCCTTTAATAAATTTCCTTACCCAACACAAGCAGAGCTGTCATGGTTGACAGCAGCATCAAAACATCCAGAGGAGCAAATCCGAATCTGGTTTGCTACCCAGCGTTTGAAGCATGGAATAAGTTGGTCACCAGAAGAGGTAGAAGAGGCAAGAAAGAAGATGTTTAATGGAACCATCCAGTCAGTGCCCCAAACCATCACTGTCCTGCCAGCTCATCTGACAGCTGCAAAAATGCCACAGCCAATTATCCAAACAGCTGTACCTTGCCAGATACTCGGCCAGACTGGCCTGGTTTTGACTCAAGTGTCAAATGGATCGACAGTTTCTTGCTCACCGATTACACTTGCTGTTGCTGCTAATCATGGACAGAAACGGACAATACAGACCttgtcaggtgccccagaagtCAAGCGTCCACATATAGTTCATGTGCCTGAGGTCTCACCCAAGCTGAATGCTGCTCCATTGACACCAACAAATGACCGAAAAAAGACCAAGGAACAGATAGCAGAACTAAAGTCTAGTTTTATCATGAGCCAATTTCCTGACGATGCAGAAGTCTACAGGCTAATAGAAGTAACCGGTCTCTCCAGAAGCGAGATCAAGAAGTGGTTCAGTGATCACAGATACAGAAGTCAAAGGGGCATTGTTCACATCACTAGTGAATCTATAGCAAAAGATCAGTTAGCCATTGCAGCTGCCCGGCATGGGCGTACATACCACACATACACAGATTTCACACCCCAGAGGTTCAAAGAGAAAACACAAGAGCAGCTTAGAATTCTTGAAGAAAGTTTTCTTAGAAGCTCTTTTCCAACCCAAGGAGAATTGGACAGACTTAGAGTGGAAACCAAGCTGAGTAGAAGAGAGGTTGATTCCTGGTTCTCTGAGAGGAGAAAGCTAAGAGATAGCATGGAACAAGCTGTCTTGGACTCTATGGGatccaacaaaaaaaataaagatcagGGACTTCATAATGGTACAATAAGCCAGACTGAGCTGCTGAATAGCTCCCAGCTACCCAGTTCTTTGTCCGAATCCGAATCCTCCACagcatttaacaaaaaaaaccaagagCAGATTCACTTGCTGAAGAGCACATTTGCAAGAACCCAGTGGCCATCACCCCAGGAGTATGACCAGTTAGCAGCTCAAACTGGGCTCATTAGAACTGAAATAGTCCGCTGGTTCAAGGAGAATCGATCCTCCCTAAGAACTGGGACATTAAAATGGATTGACCGATACCAACAGCAGTATGTTGCGGAGGGTCATAATGAGCAAAAACAGACAAAGGGATTAAAACAAAATGAGAGTCCAAAGAACAGTAACCAGGTGTCTCAGCAGCATTACCAGGAGCACAAAAAGCTGAATGAAGAGAACGTGGGCAAACTAGTCATGAGATCAACAGAAGACTATGAGCCACCAAAAGACTCTTTGTTAGGCAATCAAACTGAGGACAGATTGGAATGCAACAGCCAAGACGGCCACGGTAGTGAGGAAAATGAGGATGCTGGAGATGTGAACTGGGTGGAGGTGACAGTAGGGGATGATGATGCTGTCTCGGACTGTACAGACAGCTGGAGTCAAACTGCACCTGAAGGCCAAGCTGAGTTAGGAGATTTTGATTCTGAAAGTGTATCTGGAGAGAATTCCCATATTTAA